One part of the Desulfonatronum thioautotrophicum genome encodes these proteins:
- a CDS encoding surface carbohydrate biosynthesis protein: MKSRWLYLPIELKVRDLNSRILLASFAAVSGIKTIIGHKLEVQHRIGEFPPGVFLMYGFVGNYLNTYEKIIKYGHKVVAQDDEGLVVWQNDMYQKFRVSSSVLEKVSQVYAWGHNQKQLIDNWSPKTKEKILITGSPRFDLLREPFSSVLASDANRIKETFGNYLLINTNFGRVNHFKGVEYFVQTKTVEYALSGDQIQFFEEHLNFQMSIYTSFIKMLPALSAAFPEKLFIIRPHPSENRDTWRKHTSGLPNVKVVHEGSVLPWILGSEMLIHNGCTTGVEAYMLNKLVIAYRPVIQEHLETHLPNGLSHQVFTTEELIAAVTAYANGKEPFRTPETEKTARFYIDAIDGAFAAERITFMLREYEMESSDTDRQREKHINNLAATGFSNSDCFKTTLSNDYIKHKFPGLSMEEVTEYLQKLKRASNRFSNVNVTRVGETCYMFENIAKPSGAVMQKNIGPGSQHPEAFVTIDCPVCGSREFSIYFEATPDQFLNDFRKRYYNLKVLEVTLQTIFSVKQCQVCSFVFLNPRLKSNFYHAAYNDAKVGQHDLKKYTFEEGDLQHLWNTYHKWSATISFMNSMAYLKDRFKTAKNTGYRQIRLLDYGCGMGHLMDVCKVFGVEAVGVDIDQFRIKYCRNKGHRVYGPAELPESEKFDIIISESVLEHVNDLNEYFYYLNSRLYTGGICSLNGLTPAIIDIERKKGVFKNAIFIEHINYFTPASFNRMVLKHGFKIITRNVEPIQQVADKGFGDNGHFKVDLIKTADAPCSKMRHINTTHLPCDNTADESKHTKTPTDRVYSDETHQVFFGYYDITPFSPDESKLLAMHAPLENVTPAPNSQVKVGFYDLNQQAPEFQAVDISSTWCWQMGCRLQWYPAAGENTILYNKLVNGKYGSVIQDVYSKNILKAYTYPLYAVSPDGRWGLSINFSRLQRLRPGYGYTSLPDETKNDLAPIRDGIWRIEMETGRTKFLLSLRRVKDIKPHKSMGGAEHYFNHLLFNPSSTRFLFMHLWVKAGKRFSRLLTSDCNGQDMWVVNNEGHTSHYTWKSNTELLVWATHAQFGSHYYLYKDQSNERSILGKGVLTEDGHQSYLPSGAGLITDNYPNKQRVQSVFYYDFYKNSLHTIHQSFRPENITGEVRCDFHPRLSATGRWLCIDDVQGGKRVMRIIDLSDLFPNQAPALQASRQTSARPEHVLSGAKGKEIIGAEDKTGQVKTASTPGTLATGTQDTTLTPSATDTSMYVQVRANETRQVDRKFRLARIWSNEELKKIAHHFAGKVVNVSAGDDVDKQGDTYRNYFFNAQSYHITNHAPGSYRGFQGGPGEILLDLKGKIPDELAGAFDVVFNHTTLEHIFEVQTAFSNLCQLTADILIVVVPFCQVQHETSGYEDFWRFTPTCVRQMFKNNDLEVIYEVANNDPNAATYLLFVGSRHPEKWNQKMLSYKPIEKAGAWIGEKNPTTQPSAIQNITSNKSSIKEANIEKMLTVDEISKITTVIVRSVGERTTAACIYLLQQALPDSEIICINEIPFSKAVKGTFEVGIEKNRKWTLVIDADVLIRAGFISEIVSFAETQPDNTFVIQGLIFDKFFHVLRPAGNHLYLTKNLNRAKDLVPREGTTLRPEHSTVLKMVENGYSFIQRDYIAGLHDYEQQYLDIAKKCFVQAHKHPTQLDIVWPLWEKFSSQDRDYQLAIASAEYGKKNKDTVYIDSNFLEKSLQNILTDFKEKNKEPLKIFNYNDAVVNSYLGDVLNKYEVQYLQDKIFPVSLWNTHSR; the protein is encoded by the coding sequence ATGAAATCAAGATGGCTTTATTTACCTATTGAACTGAAAGTTAGAGACCTTAATTCACGCATATTGCTGGCAAGTTTTGCCGCTGTGAGTGGTATCAAAACAATTATTGGGCATAAATTAGAAGTTCAGCACAGAATAGGGGAATTCCCTCCTGGGGTTTTCTTGATGTACGGATTTGTTGGCAACTATTTGAATACTTATGAAAAAATTATAAAATATGGCCACAAGGTTGTTGCTCAAGACGATGAAGGGTTAGTTGTTTGGCAGAATGATATGTATCAGAAATTTCGTGTTTCTAGCTCTGTTTTAGAAAAGGTAAGTCAAGTATACGCATGGGGGCATAATCAGAAGCAACTGATTGATAATTGGAGCCCAAAAACTAAAGAAAAAATATTGATCACAGGTAGTCCTCGTTTCGACTTGCTACGGGAACCTTTCAGTTCGGTTTTGGCTTCAGACGCCAACAGGATTAAAGAAACATTTGGTAATTATCTTTTGATTAACACAAACTTCGGAAGAGTGAATCACTTCAAAGGTGTAGAGTATTTTGTTCAGACAAAAACGGTTGAGTACGCCTTGAGCGGGGATCAAATCCAGTTTTTTGAGGAGCATCTGAATTTTCAGATGTCAATCTATACCAGTTTTATTAAAATGCTTCCTGCGCTCAGCGCCGCTTTTCCAGAAAAACTGTTCATCATCAGACCCCATCCTTCTGAAAATCGCGACACATGGCGTAAACACACCAGTGGCCTGCCCAATGTAAAAGTAGTTCATGAAGGCAGCGTTCTGCCCTGGATCCTTGGCTCAGAGATGCTCATTCATAACGGATGTACTACCGGAGTGGAAGCATACATGCTGAACAAACTGGTGATAGCCTATCGTCCGGTGATACAGGAGCATCTGGAAACGCATCTGCCCAACGGACTCAGCCATCAGGTGTTTACAACTGAAGAATTGATTGCTGCTGTAACAGCGTATGCAAACGGAAAAGAGCCTTTCAGAACACCGGAAACTGAGAAAACCGCCAGATTTTATATCGACGCAATCGATGGCGCGTTTGCCGCCGAGCGAATCACGTTTATGCTGCGCGAATATGAAATGGAATCAAGTGACACTGATAGGCAACGGGAGAAACACATCAATAACCTAGCAGCAACAGGTTTTTCAAATTCAGACTGCTTCAAAACAACCCTTTCGAATGACTATATTAAACATAAATTTCCGGGCCTTTCTATGGAAGAAGTTACGGAATATCTCCAAAAACTGAAGAGAGCTTCAAACCGTTTCAGCAATGTAAATGTAACGCGAGTCGGTGAAACATGTTACATGTTTGAAAATATAGCCAAACCATCTGGAGCAGTAATGCAAAAGAACATCGGTCCAGGCTCACAACACCCTGAAGCATTTGTCACCATAGACTGCCCGGTTTGTGGCAGTCGGGAATTTTCGATTTATTTTGAAGCCACGCCAGACCAGTTTCTGAACGACTTCCGAAAGCGTTACTATAATCTTAAAGTTTTGGAGGTTACACTGCAAACAATATTTTCTGTTAAGCAGTGTCAGGTTTGCAGTTTTGTTTTCTTAAACCCGCGCCTAAAATCGAATTTTTACCATGCCGCCTATAATGATGCCAAGGTGGGGCAGCATGATCTTAAGAAATACACGTTTGAAGAAGGTGATTTGCAGCATCTCTGGAACACCTATCATAAATGGTCCGCCACCATAAGTTTCATGAACAGTATGGCTTATTTGAAAGACCGTTTCAAAACCGCCAAAAATACAGGTTACCGCCAGATTCGTTTATTGGACTACGGATGTGGAATGGGACACCTGATGGACGTATGCAAGGTGTTTGGAGTGGAGGCCGTGGGTGTGGACATTGATCAATTCCGGATAAAGTATTGCAGGAACAAAGGACACAGGGTTTATGGCCCTGCAGAACTGCCTGAAAGTGAAAAATTTGATATCATCATTTCTGAAAGTGTACTTGAGCATGTAAACGATTTAAATGAATATTTTTACTACCTCAACAGCAGGCTGTACACCGGCGGAATATGCTCACTAAATGGGCTGACTCCGGCAATTATTGATATTGAGCGTAAAAAAGGCGTATTTAAAAATGCCATATTTATTGAACATATCAATTACTTCACGCCAGCGTCTTTCAATCGAATGGTTTTAAAACATGGTTTTAAAATTATTACCAGAAATGTGGAACCAATCCAGCAGGTGGCTGACAAAGGTTTTGGAGATAATGGTCACTTTAAAGTTGATTTGATTAAAACAGCAGACGCGCCCTGCTCCAAAATGCGTCATATCAACACCACACATTTGCCTTGTGACAACACTGCGGATGAATCAAAACATACCAAAACCCCGACAGACAGGGTGTATTCTGATGAAACACATCAGGTATTTTTCGGCTATTACGACATTACACCTTTCAGCCCTGATGAATCCAAGCTTTTAGCCATGCATGCACCCCTCGAAAATGTAACCCCGGCACCGAACAGCCAAGTCAAGGTAGGCTTTTACGATCTTAATCAGCAGGCTCCAGAATTTCAGGCTGTCGATATCTCAAGCACATGGTGCTGGCAGATGGGGTGCAGATTGCAATGGTATCCGGCAGCCGGTGAAAATACTATCCTGTATAACAAGCTTGTGAATGGAAAATATGGGAGTGTTATTCAGGATGTTTATTCAAAAAATATCCTGAAAGCATATACATATCCTCTGTATGCTGTCAGCCCAGATGGACGTTGGGGGCTATCCATTAACTTTTCGCGCCTGCAAAGGCTTAGGCCTGGATATGGCTATACCTCATTGCCTGACGAGACCAAGAATGATTTAGCGCCGATTCGTGATGGCATCTGGCGTATTGAGATGGAAACCGGCAGGACGAAATTCCTTCTTTCTTTGAGAAGAGTGAAAGATATCAAGCCACATAAAAGTATGGGAGGTGCGGAGCATTATTTCAATCACTTACTCTTCAATCCTTCAAGCACACGCTTTCTCTTTATGCATCTCTGGGTCAAGGCTGGGAAACGCTTCAGCCGGCTTCTGACCTCAGACTGCAATGGACAGGATATGTGGGTTGTAAACAACGAGGGACATACATCCCATTACACTTGGAAATCAAACACCGAGCTGCTGGTATGGGCCACACATGCCCAATTCGGAAGTCACTATTATCTATACAAGGACCAGTCGAATGAAAGATCCATCCTCGGAAAAGGTGTGTTGACCGAAGACGGACATCAGTCTTATCTCCCATCGGGAGCCGGACTCATAACTGATAACTACCCTAATAAGCAGCGTGTACAGTCCGTTTTTTACTACGATTTTTACAAAAATAGCCTCCATACCATTCATCAATCCTTCAGGCCAGAAAATATCACCGGCGAGGTCCGCTGCGATTTTCATCCCCGCTTAAGTGCCACCGGCCGGTGGCTTTGTATTGATGATGTTCAGGGGGGTAAGCGGGTGATGCGCATTATTGATCTGAGCGATCTTTTCCCGAATCAGGCGCCGGCACTTCAGGCAAGTCGGCAAACGTCAGCTCGGCCTGAACATGTGTTGTCTGGTGCAAAGGGAAAGGAAATTATCGGTGCAGAGGATAAGACAGGACAAGTTAAAACAGCCAGCACGCCAGGTACGCTTGCTACGGGTACTCAAGATACGACATTAACACCATCGGCCACAGATACAAGCATGTATGTTCAGGTGCGTGCCAACGAGACGAGACAGGTGGATCGAAAATTCCGCCTTGCCAGAATCTGGTCCAATGAAGAGCTCAAAAAAATTGCGCATCATTTTGCTGGCAAGGTAGTAAATGTCTCCGCAGGTGATGATGTGGACAAACAAGGTGACACGTACCGTAACTACTTCTTCAATGCCCAAAGTTATCATATAACTAACCACGCCCCTGGGAGTTATCGGGGCTTTCAAGGAGGACCTGGAGAAATACTCTTAGACCTTAAGGGCAAGATTCCAGATGAGTTGGCAGGTGCCTTTGATGTAGTTTTTAACCACACAACCCTAGAACATATTTTTGAAGTTCAAACTGCTTTTTCTAACCTTTGTCAGCTCACGGCAGATATCCTGATCGTAGTGGTGCCCTTTTGCCAGGTGCAACACGAAACGTCCGGGTACGAAGATTTCTGGCGATTCACTCCGACCTGCGTGCGTCAGATGTTCAAAAACAACGACCTGGAAGTTATTTATGAAGTGGCAAACAATGACCCTAATGCTGCCACTTATTTGTTATTTGTTGGCTCACGCCATCCCGAAAAATGGAATCAAAAAATGCTTTCATACAAACCCATAGAAAAGGCTGGAGCCTGGATTGGAGAGAAGAACCCAACTACTCAACCATCAGCCATTCAAAATATCACTTCCAATAAGTCTTCGATTAAGGAAGCAAACATTGAAAAGATGCTGACAGTTGATGAGATCTCAAAAATAACAACCGTCATAGTTCGCTCAGTTGGCGAACGGACAACTGCTGCCTGCATTTATCTCCTGCAACAGGCTTTGCCTGATTCTGAAATCATATGCATCAATGAGATCCCATTCAGTAAAGCTGTCAAGGGAACTTTTGAAGTTGGCATTGAGAAAAATCGTAAATGGACTTTGGTCATAGATGCCGACGTCCTTATCCGTGCTGGTTTTATCAGTGAGATAGTTTCTTTTGCTGAAACTCAGCCTGATAATACTTTCGTTATTCAAGGTCTCATTTTTGATAAATTTTTTCATGTACTTCGTCCTGCTGGCAACCACCTCTATCTGACAAAAAATCTTAATCGAGCTAAAGATTTAGTTCCACGAGAAGGTACCACTTTGCGCCCTGAGCACTCTACGGTACTTAAAATGGTAGAGAATGGATACTCCTTCATACAAAGGGACTATATTGCTGGTTTGCATGATTACGAACAGCAATATTTAGATATTGCAAAAAAATGTTTTGTTCAGGCGCACAAACATCCTACACAGCTTGATATTGTATGGCCACTTTGGGAAAAATTTTCATCTCAAGATCGAGATTATCAATTAGCAATCGCCAGTGCGGAATATGGAAAAAAAAATAAGGATACTGTTTATATAGATTCAAATTTTTTGGAAAAAAGCCTTCAAAATATTTTGACTGATTTCAAAGAAAAAAACAAAGAGCCTTTAAAAATTTTCAATTATAATGATGCCGTAGTGAACAGCTATCTGGGTGATGTTTTGAACAAATACGAAGTTCAATACCTGCAAGATAAGATTTTTCCTGTAAGTCTATGGAATACCCATTCCAGATAA
- a CDS encoding radical SAM protein, with protein MNYVGYENICRALFYKKIAITKFGSKNIFNKDVLKINWMLTYRCNYNCSYCYGHDNDTGFFHRKQDILKATEKILDLNRSQFEFGLNGGEPTIAPGYLELLKLIATSTKSCSVVTITNLSRKESFFEKIAEMPNASSLRFHCSYHFEDGDFSRFLNNVKILADAGCYVKIIILAHPLFYYAVKSFTKAAESLSAQIKADCQRCDVVLLPIKEKDCNGFYTLLDQRYTNEYRSWLDEKTGFTKNIDGSEKKFLLMEVSDNNTKSIKSELVYLNQSILEKYSFYKFKGMKCMAGYNSIAIDPKGDLSPAVCFRGKKKFGNIFDSEPEFFPDGLICPYEYCTCSADYVLPKYKIS; from the coding sequence ATGAATTATGTAGGCTATGAAAATATTTGTAGAGCTCTATTTTATAAAAAAATTGCAATTACTAAATTTGGCAGCAAAAACATCTTTAATAAAGACGTTCTCAAGATTAATTGGATGCTCACATATCGATGTAATTACAATTGCTCTTATTGCTATGGGCATGATAATGACACAGGATTTTTTCACAGGAAGCAGGATATTTTAAAAGCGACTGAAAAAATCCTGGATTTGAACAGAAGTCAATTCGAATTTGGATTAAACGGTGGAGAACCAACAATCGCCCCTGGATATTTAGAACTTTTAAAACTTATTGCAACCAGTACAAAATCTTGTAGTGTTGTAACAATTACAAATCTGAGTCGCAAAGAATCATTTTTTGAAAAAATTGCAGAAATGCCTAACGCATCGAGTTTGCGCTTTCATTGCTCTTATCATTTTGAGGACGGGGATTTTTCAAGATTTTTAAATAATGTCAAAATTCTTGCTGATGCAGGCTGTTACGTCAAGATTATAATTCTAGCTCATCCTTTGTTTTATTATGCCGTAAAATCATTTACAAAGGCAGCTGAATCATTATCAGCACAAATAAAAGCTGATTGTCAAAGATGTGACGTTGTTTTGCTGCCAATAAAAGAGAAAGATTGTAATGGTTTCTATACCTTGCTCGACCAAAGATACACTAATGAATATAGGTCATGGTTAGATGAGAAAACAGGTTTTACAAAAAATATTGATGGAAGTGAAAAAAAATTCTTATTAATGGAAGTTTCTGATAATAATACAAAATCTATAAAATCTGAATTGGTATACTTGAATCAATCTATTTTGGAAAAATATTCATTTTATAAATTCAAGGGAATGAAGTGTATGGCTGGGTATAACAGCATTGCAATAGATCCGAAGGGTGATTTATCTCCAGCAGTATGTTTTCGAGGGAAGAAAAAGTTTGGCAACATTTTTGATTCAGAACCAGAATTTTTTCCCGATGGATTGATATGCCCTTATGAATATTGCACATGCTCAGCAGACTATGTTTTGCCTAAATACAAGATATCATAG